One window from the genome of Onychomys torridus chromosome 20, mOncTor1.1, whole genome shotgun sequence encodes:
- the Ube2n gene encoding ubiquitin-conjugating enzyme E2 N yields MAGLPRRIIKETQRLLAEPVPGIKAEPDESNARYFHVVIAGPQDSPFEGGTFKLELFLPEEYPMAAPKVRFMTKIYHPNVDKLGRICLDILKDKWSPALQIRTVLLSIQALLSAPNPDDPLANDVAEQWKTNEAQAIETARAWTRLYAMNNI; encoded by the exons GAAACCCAGCGTTTGCTGGCTGAACCAGTTCCTGGCATTAAAGCAGAACCAGATGAGAGCAACGCCCGTTATTTCCATGTGGTCATTGCTGGCCCCCAGGATTCCCCCTTTGAGGGAGGGACTTTTAAACTTGAACTGTTCCTTCCAGAAGAATACCCAATGGCAGCACCTAAAGTACGTTTCATGACCAAAATTTACCATCCTAATGTAGACAAGTTGGGAAGAATATGTTTAGATATTTTGAAAG ATAAgtggtccccagcactgcagatcCGCACAGTTCTGCTATCAATCCAGGCTTTGTTAAGTGCTCCTAATCCAGATGATCCGTTAGCAAATGATGTAGCCGAGCAGTGGAAGACCAATGAAGCCCAAGCCATAGAAACAG CGAGAGCATGGACTAGGCTATATGCCATGAATAATATTTAA